A region from the Aegilops tauschii subsp. strangulata cultivar AL8/78 chromosome 5, Aet v6.0, whole genome shotgun sequence genome encodes:
- the LOC109739506 gene encoding transcription factor PHYTOCHROME INTERACTING FACTOR-LIKE 13 — MDGNGRSAASHKKPLVADNDLVELLWHNGAVVAQPQTHPRPAPSGLAGGGGETAAWFQDDVDALGNDVYAQLWNSIAVGAAPEVACAALPGPSSHPPPPQLPPPPMRSGIASSWTGGDIGSTFCGSNLVPEVPAGDREEASAAPPSEGTRGASTRDGGAGTSSSGGSGSNFGGSGLPSESGGHAHKRKGRGKDDSDSRSEDVECEATEETKSSRRHGSKRRSRAAEVHNQSERRRRDRINEKMRSLQELIPHCNKADKASILDEAIEYLKSLQMQVQIMWMTTGMAPMMFPGSHQFMPPMAVGMNSACMPAAQGLNQMARVPYMNHSLSNHIPMNPSPAMNPMYIANQMQNIQLREAASNHFLHLDGGQATAPQVAGPYAYTPQVAPKSQIPEVPDCTVAPISGPGQPPAPDGI, encoded by the exons ATGGACGGCAATGGGAGATCGGCGGCGAGCCACAAGAAGCCTCTCGT CGCGGACAACGACCTGGTGGAGCTGCTGTGGCACAACGGGGCGGTCGTCGCGCAGCCGCAGACGCACCCGAGGCCGGCGCCCAGCGGcctcgccggcggtggcggggagACGGCCGCGTGGTTCCAGGACGACGTCGACGCGCTGGGGAACGACGTCTACGCACAGCTCTGGAACAGCATTGCGGTGGGCGCCGCCCCGGAGGTCGCGTGCGCGGCGCTCCCGGGGCCCAGCTCCCACCCTCCCCCGCCgcagctgccgccgccgccgatgcGGAGCGGCATCGCCTCCAGCTGGACCGGGGGCGACATCGGCTCCACCTTCTGCGGCAGCAACCTGGTCCCGGAGGTGCCGGCGGGGGACAGAGAGGAGGCGAGCGCCGCGCCGCCGTCGGAGGGGACGCGCGGGGCGAGCACGCGCGACGGCGGCGCCGGCACCTCGTCGTCCGGCGGGTCCGGGAGCAACTTCGGGGGCTCCGGCCTGCCGAGCGAGAGCGGCGGCCATGCCCACAAGAGGAAGGGGAGGGGCAAAGACGACTCCGATAGCCGCAGCGAG GATGTGGAGTGTGAGGCGACCGAGGAGACCAAATCGTCGAGGCGGCACGGGTCGAAGCGGAGGAGCAGGGCAGCTGAGGTTCATAACCAGTCAGAGAGG AGGCGAAGGGACCGGATCAACGAAAAGATGCGGTCGTTGCAAGAACTCATACCCCACTGCAACAAG GCTGACAAAGCATCAATATTAGATGAGGCGATCGAGTACTTAAAGTCCCTCCAAATGCAAGTTCAG ATTATGTGGATGACCACCGGGATGGCGCCAATGATGTTTCCTGGTTCTCACCAGTTCATGCCGCCGATGGCCGTGGGCATGAACTCGGCATGCATGCCTGCGGCACAGGGTCTAAATCAGATGGCAAGAGTGCCATACATGAACCATTCCTTGTCAAATCACATCCCTATGAACCCATCTCCAGCCATGAACCCTATGTACATTGCAAACCAGATGCAAAACATACAGCTGAGAGAAGCAGCAAGTAACCATTTCCTTCACCTAGATGGTGGGCAGGCAACGGCACCTCAG GTAGCAGGACCATATGCTTATACACCACAAGTAGCACCAAAAAGCCAGATACCGGAAGTGCCGGATTGTACTGTCGCGCCAATTTCTGGGCCCGGACAACCACCTGCACCTGATGGAATTTAG